The Streptomyces europaeiscabiei genome window below encodes:
- a CDS encoding GntR family transcriptional regulator, whose amino-acid sequence MAAELTGLADDRALLGRTSTAERVSDILRSRIAEGFFPPGTRLSEDSIGGALGVSRNTLREAFRLLTHERLLVHELNRGVFVRVLTVEDVEDIYRTRRLVECAVVRGLGAPPYGLGGLAEAVAEGQREAREGDWKGVSTANIHFHRELVALAGSARTDELMRSVFAELRLAFHVVDNPRKLYEPYLARNLLILQTLQQGDRDEAERMLAAYLDDSLKNLVDVYGRRVADIP is encoded by the coding sequence ATGGCCGCCGAACTGACCGGACTTGCCGACGACCGCGCCCTCCTGGGGCGCACCAGCACCGCCGAGCGGGTTTCGGACATCCTCCGGAGCCGGATCGCCGAGGGTTTCTTCCCGCCCGGGACACGGCTGTCCGAGGACAGCATCGGCGGCGCCCTCGGCGTCTCCCGCAACACCCTCCGCGAGGCGTTCCGCCTGCTCACCCATGAACGGCTCCTCGTCCACGAGCTCAACCGCGGTGTCTTCGTGCGGGTGCTGACCGTCGAGGACGTCGAGGACATCTACCGCACCCGCCGCCTCGTCGAATGTGCCGTCGTACGCGGCCTCGGGGCCCCGCCGTACGGCCTCGGCGGGCTCGCCGAAGCCGTCGCGGAAGGGCAGCGGGAGGCTCGTGAAGGTGACTGGAAAGGTGTCTCCACCGCCAACATCCACTTCCACCGCGAACTGGTCGCCCTCGCCGGCAGCGCCCGCACCGACGAGCTGATGCGCAGTGTCTTCGCCGAACTCCGGCTCGCGTTCCACGTGGTGGACAATCCACGCAAGCTGTACGAGCCGTATCTGGCGCGGAATCTCCTCATCCTGCAGACGCTGCAGCAGGGGGACCGGGACGAGGCCGAGCGGATGCTGGCGGCCTACCTCGACGATTCGCTGAAGAACCTGGTGGACGTGTACGGGCGACGGGTCGCCGACATCCCCTGA
- a CDS encoding MFS transporter: MSTIPPSQAPTSTDLPDTGGPAGDDGAFGWLRALGPRGRRAFGGAFGGYALDSYDYFTLPLSMVALTAYFGLDNGQTGLFTTVTLVVSAIGGAAAGVLADRIGRVKALMITVVTYAVFTVACGFAPNYETLLVFRALQGLGFGGEWAVGAILVAEYASAKHRGRTLGAIQSSWAVGWGLAVIVYTTVFTFLDDDLAWRVMFWTGALPALLVIWVRRSVEDAPQAAAAREKSPEKGSFAAIFRPGTATTPGLLRTTVFAVLLSTGVQGGYYTLATWVPTYLKTERGLSVVGTGGYLTFLISGAFIGYLTGGYLTDRLGRRRNIWLFAVLSALCILAYANIPSGADTLLLVLGFPLGFCMSAIFSGFGSFLSELYPSAVRGTGQGFTYNTGRAVGAVFPTTVGFLADSWGVGGALVFGAIGYGLAAVALLGLPETRGKELV, translated from the coding sequence ATGAGTACGATCCCTCCCTCCCAGGCCCCTACCTCCACGGACCTGCCCGACACGGGCGGACCGGCCGGCGACGACGGCGCGTTCGGCTGGCTGCGCGCCCTCGGTCCGCGTGGCCGCCGCGCCTTCGGCGGCGCGTTCGGCGGCTACGCGCTCGACTCGTACGACTACTTCACGCTGCCGCTGAGCATGGTCGCGCTCACGGCCTACTTCGGCCTGGACAACGGCCAGACCGGACTGTTCACCACGGTCACCCTGGTCGTCTCGGCGATCGGCGGTGCCGCCGCGGGCGTGCTCGCGGACCGGATCGGCCGGGTCAAGGCGCTGATGATCACCGTGGTGACCTACGCGGTGTTCACCGTGGCCTGCGGCTTCGCGCCCAACTACGAGACCCTGCTGGTCTTCCGCGCCCTGCAGGGGCTGGGCTTCGGCGGTGAGTGGGCGGTCGGCGCGATCCTGGTCGCCGAGTACGCGAGCGCCAAGCACCGGGGGCGTACGCTCGGCGCGATCCAGAGCTCCTGGGCCGTGGGCTGGGGACTGGCCGTGATCGTCTACACGACGGTCTTCACCTTCCTCGACGACGACCTGGCCTGGCGCGTGATGTTCTGGACCGGCGCGCTGCCCGCGCTGCTCGTGATCTGGGTGCGCCGCTCGGTCGAGGACGCCCCGCAGGCCGCGGCCGCACGCGAGAAGAGCCCGGAGAAGGGCTCGTTCGCCGCGATCTTCCGGCCGGGCACGGCCACCACGCCGGGCCTGCTGCGCACCACGGTCTTCGCGGTGCTGCTCTCCACCGGTGTCCAGGGCGGCTACTACACGCTGGCGACCTGGGTTCCCACGTATCTGAAGACGGAGCGGGGTCTGTCGGTCGTCGGTACCGGCGGCTACCTGACCTTCCTGATCTCCGGCGCCTTCATCGGCTACCTGACCGGCGGCTATCTCACCGACCGGCTGGGCCGTCGGCGGAACATCTGGCTCTTCGCCGTGCTCTCGGCACTGTGCATCCTGGCCTACGCGAACATCCCGAGCGGCGCCGACACCCTGCTGCTCGTGCTCGGTTTCCCGCTGGGGTTCTGCATGTCGGCGATCTTCAGCGGCTTCGGCTCGTTCCTCAGCGAGCTGTACCCGTCGGCCGTCCGGGGCACCGGGCAGGGCTTCACCTACAACACCGGGCGCGCGGTGGGCGCCGTCTTCCCCACCACGGTCGGTTTCCTGGCCGACAGCTGGGGCGTGGGCGGCGCGCTGGTCTTCGGTGCGATCGGCTACGGCCTGGCGGCGGTGGCCCTGCTCGGTCTCCCGGAAACACGCGGAAAGGAACTCGTGTGA
- a CDS encoding putative hydro-lyase, producing MTTQDRLSARGEHDRPADRPLTLVDPRAHAWTPEEARARFRSGVSGPTAGVAAGHTQANLISVPADWAYDMLLFCQRNPKPCPVLDVTDAGAWTTPLAEGADLRMDLPRYRVWEHGELTAEPTDVVDVWREDLVSFLIGCSFTFEWALTEAGVPMRHIEQGRNVSMYVTGRACRPAGRVRGPMVVSMRPVPPEHLAAAIRESSLLPAVHGGPVHCGEPAGLGIADLSRPDFGDPVVAEPDDIPVFWACGVTPQAAVMASRPPFAITHAPGQMFLTDARDEQYRVL from the coding sequence ATGACCACACAGGACCGCCTCTCGGCCCGCGGCGAGCACGACCGTCCGGCGGACCGCCCCTTGACCCTCGTCGACCCCCGCGCGCACGCGTGGACCCCCGAAGAGGCGCGTGCCCGGTTCCGTTCGGGCGTGTCCGGCCCCACCGCCGGGGTCGCCGCCGGGCACACCCAGGCGAACCTGATCTCGGTGCCCGCCGACTGGGCGTACGACATGCTGCTGTTCTGCCAGCGCAACCCCAAGCCGTGTCCCGTGCTCGACGTCACGGACGCCGGGGCGTGGACGACCCCGCTCGCTGAGGGCGCGGACCTGCGCATGGATCTGCCGCGCTACCGGGTGTGGGAGCACGGCGAGTTGACGGCCGAGCCGACGGACGTGGTGGACGTCTGGCGGGAGGACCTGGTGTCGTTCCTGATCGGGTGCAGCTTCACCTTCGAGTGGGCGCTGACCGAGGCGGGCGTTCCGATGCGCCACATCGAGCAGGGCCGCAACGTCTCGATGTACGTCACCGGCCGCGCGTGCCGGCCCGCCGGGCGGGTGCGCGGCCCGATGGTGGTGTCGATGCGTCCGGTGCCGCCCGAGCACCTGGCGGCCGCGATCCGGGAGAGCAGTCTGCTCCCGGCCGTGCACGGTGGCCCGGTGCACTGCGGCGAGCCGGCGGGCCTCGGCATCGCGGACCTGTCCCGCCCGGACTTCGGCGACCCGGTGGTCGCCGAACCGGACGACATCCCGGTGTTCTGGGCCTGCGGGGTGACTCCCCAGGCCGCGGTGATGGCCTCGCGCCCACCGTTCGCGATCACCCACGCACCGGGCCAGATGTTCCTGACCGACGCCCGCGATGAGCAGTACCGCGTCCTTTGA
- a CDS encoding LamB/YcsF family protein produces MSSIDLNADLGEGFGRWTLTDDDQLLSVVTSANVACGFHAGDAVTMRRVCELAAGRGVRVGAQVSYRDLAGFGRRAMDVPPAELTAEVAYQIGALEVFARAAGTRVSYVKPHGALYNRVVHDEEQAAAVVAGVLLADATLPVLGLPGSRLLELAEGAGLPAVTEAFADRAYTGQGTLVPRGQEGAVITDADAVVERSLGLALSGTVVSRSGERVPVRARSLCLHGDTPGAVELARRVRAELAATGVRVEAFS; encoded by the coding sequence ATGAGCTCCATCGATCTCAACGCCGACCTCGGCGAGGGCTTCGGCCGCTGGACGCTGACCGACGACGACCAGTTGCTGTCCGTCGTGACCAGCGCCAACGTGGCCTGCGGCTTCCACGCGGGGGACGCGGTCACCATGCGGCGGGTCTGCGAGCTGGCGGCCGGGCGCGGCGTACGGGTCGGTGCCCAGGTCTCGTACCGCGACCTGGCGGGCTTCGGGCGGCGCGCGATGGACGTGCCGCCCGCCGAACTGACGGCCGAGGTGGCGTACCAGATCGGCGCCCTGGAGGTCTTCGCCCGCGCGGCGGGCACGCGTGTGTCGTACGTGAAGCCGCACGGCGCGCTCTACAACCGGGTCGTGCACGACGAGGAGCAGGCGGCGGCGGTGGTCGCCGGGGTGCTCCTCGCCGACGCCACGCTGCCGGTCCTCGGCCTGCCCGGCTCACGCCTCCTCGAACTGGCCGAGGGAGCCGGGCTGCCCGCCGTCACCGAGGCGTTCGCGGACCGCGCCTACACCGGCCAGGGCACTCTGGTGCCGCGCGGCCAGGAGGGTGCCGTGATCACGGACGCCGACGCCGTGGTGGAGCGGTCCCTCGGCCTGGCCCTCTCCGGCACGGTCGTCTCCCGCTCCGGGGAGCGCGTCCCCGTCCGGGCCCGTTCCCTCTGCCTGCACGGTGACACGCCGGGCGCGGTGGAGCTGGCCCGGCGGGTGCGGGCCGAGCTGGCGGCGACGGGCGTGCGGGTGGAGGCGTTCTCATGA
- a CDS encoding 5-oxoprolinase subunit B family protein, giving the protein MRALPVGDRALLIEVGTGEEAEALHAELLRRRATGDLSAAEIVPAARTVLLDGLDDPSRLAGRLASWDIPPVPPRAEEAVEIPVRYDGPDLPDVAAHWGVDVAEVARIHAAAEYRVAFCGFAPGFGYLTGLPREVPRRATPRTAVPAGSVALAGPYTGVYPRSSPGGWQLIGTTDAVLWDHARVPAALLAPGTRVRFTPVAVP; this is encoded by the coding sequence ATGAGGGCGCTCCCGGTCGGGGACCGCGCGTTGCTGATCGAGGTGGGCACGGGCGAGGAGGCCGAGGCGCTCCACGCCGAGCTGCTGCGCCGCCGCGCGACGGGCGACCTGTCGGCGGCCGAGATCGTCCCCGCCGCCCGTACGGTCCTCCTGGACGGCCTCGACGACCCGTCACGCCTCGCCGGGCGCCTCGCCTCCTGGGACATTCCGCCCGTCCCCCCGCGCGCGGAGGAAGCCGTCGAGATCCCCGTACGGTACGACGGCCCCGATCTGCCGGACGTCGCCGCCCACTGGGGTGTCGACGTGGCCGAGGTGGCGCGCATCCACGCGGCGGCCGAGTACCGCGTGGCCTTCTGCGGCTTCGCCCCTGGCTTCGGCTACCTCACGGGGCTGCCCCGCGAGGTCCCGCGCCGGGCGACTCCGCGTACGGCCGTCCCCGCGGGGTCGGTCGCCCTGGCAGGCCCGTACACCGGCGTGTACCCGCGCTCCTCCCCCGGCGGCTGGCAGCTGATCGGTACGACGGACGCCGTTCTGTGGGACCACGCGCGCGTGCCGGCCGCTCTGCTCGCGCCTGGCACCCGGGTCCGCTTCACACCGGTGGCGGTGCCGTGA
- a CDS encoding 5-oxoprolinase subunit C family protein has translation MTDRALVVVRAGALTTVQDRGRPGHAHLGVPRSGALDAPAAALVNRLVGNSPDAAVLETTLNGCSVRPRSAVTVAVGGAPCPVTVDGRPVAWGAPVRVPGGAVLDVGAARSGVRGYLAVCGGVTVEPVLGSRSTDLLSGLGPPPLTDGTVLPLGRPSHLHARVDVVPHPAPPSELVLRVTLGPRDGWFTDAALRTLTRRPYAVSSASNRIGLRTEGPALERSRAGELPSEGMVLGAVQVPPDGRPVVFLADHPTTGGYPVIAVVHPADLPGAAQAVPGTPVRFVAVRHRS, from the coding sequence GTGACCGACCGCGCTCTCGTCGTCGTCCGGGCCGGTGCCCTGACCACCGTCCAGGACCGGGGCCGCCCCGGCCACGCCCACCTCGGCGTGCCCCGCTCGGGCGCCCTGGACGCACCGGCGGCCGCCCTGGTCAACCGTCTGGTGGGCAACTCCCCGGACGCGGCCGTCCTGGAGACCACCCTCAACGGCTGTTCCGTGCGGCCCCGCTCGGCGGTCACCGTGGCCGTCGGCGGCGCCCCCTGCCCGGTGACCGTGGACGGCCGCCCGGTGGCCTGGGGTGCGCCCGTACGGGTCCCCGGCGGGGCGGTGCTGGACGTCGGGGCCGCCCGCTCCGGCGTACGCGGCTATCTCGCCGTCTGCGGCGGTGTGACCGTGGAGCCGGTCCTCGGCAGCCGCTCGACGGACCTGCTGTCCGGCCTCGGCCCGCCGCCGCTGACGGACGGCACTGTGCTCCCGCTCGGCCGCCCGAGCCACCTCCACGCGCGCGTGGACGTCGTCCCGCACCCGGCGCCCCCCTCGGAGCTCGTCCTGCGCGTCACCCTGGGCCCGCGCGACGGCTGGTTCACGGACGCGGCGCTGCGCACCCTCACCAGGCGCCCCTACGCCGTCTCCTCGGCGAGCAACCGCATCGGGCTGCGCACGGAGGGGCCCGCCCTGGAGCGCTCCCGGGCGGGTGAGCTGCCCAGCGAGGGAATGGTGCTGGGCGCCGTCCAGGTGCCGCCGGACGGCCGCCCGGTCGTCTTCCTCGCCGACCACCCGACCACCGGGGGCTACCCGGTGATCGCGGTGGTCCACCCGGCGGACCTGCCCGGCGCGGCCCAGGCCGTGCCGGGCACACCGGTGCGGTTCGTCGCCGTACGACACCGCAGTTGA
- a CDS encoding SGNH/GDSL hydrolase family protein, with the protein MRALRFVALGDSLTEGVGDPVEGGWRGWAALLADGLGPGVEFTNLAVSGSQTRDVLDRQLSAALALRPDIASVVVGVNDTLRRTFDIHAVAARLDEIYGAFRERGAVLLTACLPDPGAMLGLPGALARPLARRQRAVNTVVHALSERHGAVHLHASQGAWLTDRAMWSADRLHPGERGHRQLAVRCHTLLTEAGIATGPAPSAAPELAVPTCGASLRWLATAGTGWVARRCTDLLPQLLTLAAAEVRHKARGTSARLDLSASHAVASALAALSSPDRRPEVA; encoded by the coding sequence ATGAGAGCCCTGCGGTTCGTGGCCCTCGGCGATTCCCTCACCGAGGGCGTGGGCGACCCCGTCGAAGGCGGTTGGCGGGGCTGGGCCGCGCTGCTCGCCGACGGGCTCGGACCGGGCGTGGAGTTCACCAACCTGGCCGTCAGCGGCTCCCAGACGCGCGACGTGCTCGACCGGCAGCTGTCCGCCGCGCTCGCGCTCCGCCCCGACATCGCCTCCGTCGTCGTCGGCGTCAACGACACCCTGCGCCGCACCTTCGACATCCACGCCGTCGCCGCCCGCCTCGACGAGATCTACGGGGCCTTCCGGGAGCGGGGCGCGGTGCTGCTCACCGCGTGTCTGCCCGATCCCGGGGCGATGCTCGGCCTGCCCGGGGCGCTCGCCAGGCCGCTGGCCCGGCGGCAGCGGGCCGTCAACACCGTCGTGCACGCCCTGTCCGAGCGCCACGGGGCGGTCCATCTGCACGCCTCCCAGGGCGCCTGGCTGACGGATCGCGCGATGTGGAGCGCGGACCGGCTGCACCCCGGTGAGCGGGGGCACCGGCAGCTCGCCGTCCGCTGCCACACCCTGCTCACGGAGGCGGGGATCGCCACGGGTCCCGCTCCTTCCGCCGCGCCGGAGCTCGCCGTGCCCACGTGCGGCGCCAGTCTCCGGTGGCTGGCCACCGCGGGGACGGGCTGGGTGGCCAGGCGCTGCACCGACCTGCTCCCGCAGCTCCTCACCCTCGCCGCCGCCGAGGTCCGCCACAAGGCCCGCGGCACCAGCGCCCGGCTCGACCTGTCCGCCTCCCACGCGGTCGCGTCGGCCCTGGCGGCGCTGTCCTCACCGGATCGGCGGCCGGAGGTGGCGTGA
- a CDS encoding glycosyltransferase: MSGAADQKLRIVRIANFVAPSSGGLRTALRELGKGFEAAGHEAVLVVPGERHTDSATEQGRVITLPGPLLPGTGGYRVLTDRRRVAGLLESLEPDRLEVSDRTTLRWTGAWARRARVRAVMVSHETADGVLRTWGLSEGMARRASDALNVRTAHTYSKVVCTTEFAEREFVRIGARNVVRAPLGVDLVGRHPALRDPALRERHARGDEVLLVMCSRLSVEKRPATALDALEALRRRGRPAVLVVAGDGPLRGRLEQRAKELPVTFLGHVGDRGTLGALQACADVALAPGPAETFGLAALEAMACGTPVVASSSSALSEVVGSAGATAPDNGASFADAVELLLDRPEGDRREAARARAECFGWQTAVDAFLAAHDAAVGRPVPVREGVG, from the coding sequence ATGAGCGGGGCCGCCGACCAGAAGCTGCGGATCGTCCGGATCGCCAACTTCGTCGCGCCCTCCTCGGGCGGTCTGCGGACCGCGTTGCGGGAGCTGGGCAAGGGGTTCGAGGCGGCCGGGCACGAGGCCGTTCTCGTCGTGCCCGGTGAGCGCCACACCGACAGCGCGACCGAGCAGGGGCGGGTGATCACCCTGCCCGGGCCGCTGCTGCCGGGGACCGGTGGCTACCGCGTCCTCACGGACAGGCGGCGGGTGGCCGGCCTGCTGGAGTCGCTGGAGCCCGACCGGCTGGAGGTCTCCGACCGGACCACGCTGCGCTGGACCGGGGCGTGGGCCCGGCGGGCCAGGGTGCGCGCGGTGATGGTCTCGCACGAGACCGCCGACGGGGTGCTGCGGACCTGGGGGCTCTCCGAGGGGATGGCCCGGCGGGCGTCCGACGCCCTCAACGTCCGTACGGCCCACACCTACTCGAAGGTGGTCTGCACGACCGAGTTCGCGGAACGGGAGTTCGTGCGGATCGGCGCCCGGAACGTCGTCCGGGCGCCGCTGGGCGTCGACCTCGTGGGACGGCACCCCGCGCTGCGGGACCCGGCGCTGCGCGAGCGGCACGCGCGCGGGGACGAGGTCCTGCTGGTGATGTGCTCCCGGCTGTCGGTGGAGAAGCGGCCCGCGACGGCGCTCGACGCGCTGGAGGCGCTGCGGCGGCGCGGGCGCCCGGCCGTACTGGTCGTCGCCGGGGACGGGCCGCTGCGCGGCAGGCTCGAACAGCGGGCGAAGGAGCTGCCGGTGACCTTTCTGGGGCATGTCGGAGACCGCGGCACGCTGGGCGCCCTCCAGGCCTGCGCCGACGTGGCCCTGGCACCCGGGCCCGCCGAGACGTTCGGCCTCGCCGCGCTGGAGGCGATGGCCTGCGGGACGCCCGTGGTGGCCAGCTCGTCCTCCGCGCTGTCGGAGGTGGTCGGGTCGGCCGGGGCCACGGCCCCCGACAACGGGGCGTCCTTCGCGGACGCCGTCGAACTGCTGCTGGACCGGCCCGAGGGCGACCGCAGGGAAGCGGCACGCGCGCGTGCCGAGTGCTTCGGCTGGCAGACCGCGGTGGACGCGTTCCTCGCCGCGCACGACGCGGCCGTCGGGCGCCCGGTCCCGGTGCGGGAGGGCGTCGGATGA
- a CDS encoding glycosyltransferase family 4 protein, giving the protein MRVVIVTESFPPDVNGVAHCALQTARHLVARGHAPLVVAPATSQGAGADLQAPCPVVRVPSLPLPGYPQVRVALPSRRVAAAIVEHRADIVHLASPFVLGVRGMAAAGRLGVPAVAIYQTDLAGYARTYVHAGETAAWRRIRSVHAAADRTLAPSSAALRDLEAHGVPRVSLWPRGVDTARFRPELRDEALRRELAPDGELIVGYVGRLAPEKHIELLAEVCGLDGVRVVVVGDGPSEPGLREALPGAVFLGRRTGDELARIFASFDVFAHTGPFETFCQTVQEAMASGVPVVAPAAGGPLDLVAHGRTGLLVPPRDAAAVRDAVWSLAADPALRAAYGSAGRAMVEGRTWAAVGDQLIGHYADVLAARTAVAA; this is encoded by the coding sequence ATGCGTGTCGTCATAGTGACCGAGTCCTTTCCCCCCGATGTGAACGGCGTGGCCCACTGCGCCCTGCAGACCGCGCGCCACCTCGTCGCGCGGGGGCACGCCCCGCTCGTCGTGGCCCCGGCCACCTCCCAGGGGGCCGGAGCCGACCTCCAGGCGCCGTGCCCCGTCGTCCGCGTTCCTTCCCTTCCGCTCCCTGGCTATCCCCAGGTCCGGGTCGCCCTGCCCAGCCGCCGGGTCGCCGCGGCGATCGTCGAACACCGGGCCGACATCGTCCACCTGGCCAGCCCCTTCGTCCTCGGCGTGCGAGGCATGGCGGCCGCCGGCCGCCTGGGTGTCCCCGCCGTCGCCATCTACCAGACCGACCTCGCCGGATACGCCCGCACCTACGTCCACGCCGGCGAGACGGCGGCCTGGCGGCGCATCCGCTCCGTGCACGCCGCCGCCGACCGCACCCTCGCCCCGTCCAGCGCGGCCCTGCGCGACCTGGAGGCACACGGGGTCCCCCGGGTCAGCCTGTGGCCGCGCGGGGTGGACACCGCCCGGTTCCGCCCCGAGCTGAGAGACGAGGCGCTGCGCCGCGAACTGGCGCCCGACGGTGAGCTGATCGTCGGCTACGTCGGCCGCCTCGCCCCCGAGAAGCACATCGAGTTGCTGGCCGAGGTGTGCGGCCTGGACGGCGTACGGGTCGTCGTCGTGGGCGACGGGCCCAGCGAGCCAGGCCTGCGCGAGGCCCTGCCCGGAGCCGTCTTCCTCGGCCGCCGCACCGGCGACGAACTCGCCCGGATCTTCGCCTCGTTCGACGTCTTCGCCCACACCGGCCCCTTCGAGACCTTCTGTCAGACCGTGCAGGAAGCCATGGCCAGCGGGGTTCCCGTCGTGGCGCCCGCCGCAGGAGGCCCGCTGGACCTAGTCGCCCACGGGCGCACGGGGCTCCTGGTCCCGCCGCGCGACGCGGCCGCAGTACGCGACGCCGTGTGGTCCCTGGCCGCCGATCCGGCGCTCCGGGCCGCGTACGGTTCCGCCGGGCGGGCCATGGTCGAGGGACGCACCTGGGCGGCCGTCGGCGATCAGCTCATCGGGCACTACGCCGATGTGCTGGCGGCGCGGACGGCGGTGGCGGCATGA
- a CDS encoding HEAT repeat domain-containing protein has product MFEPVIAPSGTLLGLLQRGRGDGTLHALTAPRAEALAALNHCVLSDPRHDWQVENRSLYYARLYLDLSGELDEIERHLFDAEDVLDTCESRTGLALAVLGHLASYGRRDALELLRGYAAVGTSWAWALDELALRDDDEGLRALAEPVLARFTTDPEGEAELAAAVRDAFEPRPWRLWADDPRDAISTRVRAAQETGSFDRWQRQMRPSGPRPGWSVKAVFEWAQQGIERGAVLHVPAARCLTAVAGPEDRPEILVAARSGDDGARCTALRYLADGNDPDALELIEGAVSDGTTMVVEAAVDAFERMRSMAAVDRARGWVHRPDPLGAAAGRMLACLGGAKDSDLVLGALREAVRGEGPDAPTLWTLVDGTGRLGIVCAAPVLRHIYRETASSHLRGRAARALAATDPSFPAGFAVECLWDCEETTREIAARHAETGDTRVVDQLRRLAADPAEEAEVQTAVRSRIGPDMPAM; this is encoded by the coding sequence ATGTTCGAACCGGTCATAGCGCCCAGCGGTACGCTGCTCGGCCTGCTGCAGCGGGGCCGCGGCGACGGCACCCTGCACGCGCTCACCGCCCCGAGGGCCGAGGCGCTCGCGGCACTGAACCACTGTGTGCTGAGCGACCCCCGCCACGACTGGCAGGTGGAGAACCGCTCCCTCTACTACGCCCGTCTCTACCTCGACCTGAGCGGTGAGCTCGACGAGATCGAGCGGCACCTCTTCGACGCCGAGGACGTGCTCGACACCTGCGAGTCACGCACCGGACTCGCCCTCGCGGTCCTCGGGCATCTCGCCTCGTACGGCAGGCGGGACGCGCTCGAACTGCTGCGCGGGTACGCCGCCGTGGGCACGAGCTGGGCCTGGGCCCTCGACGAGCTGGCCCTCAGGGACGACGACGAAGGGCTGCGCGCCCTCGCCGAACCCGTCCTGGCCCGCTTCACCACCGATCCGGAGGGCGAGGCCGAACTGGCCGCCGCCGTCCGCGACGCCTTCGAACCCCGGCCCTGGCGGCTGTGGGCCGACGATCCCCGCGACGCGATCTCCACCCGCGTGCGTGCCGCACAGGAGACCGGTTCCTTCGACCGCTGGCAGCGCCAGATGCGCCCGAGCGGACCCCGGCCGGGCTGGAGCGTCAAGGCCGTGTTCGAGTGGGCCCAGCAGGGCATCGAACGCGGAGCCGTCCTCCATGTGCCGGCCGCCCGCTGTCTCACGGCCGTCGCCGGCCCGGAGGACCGGCCCGAGATCCTCGTCGCCGCCCGCTCCGGGGACGACGGCGCCCGCTGCACCGCCTTGCGCTACCTCGCCGACGGCAACGATCCCGACGCCCTCGAACTGATCGAGGGTGCCGTGAGCGACGGAACGACGATGGTCGTGGAGGCCGCCGTCGACGCCTTCGAACGGATGCGCAGCATGGCAGCCGTCGACCGGGCGCGCGGCTGGGTGCACCGGCCCGACCCGCTGGGCGCCGCCGCCGGACGCATGCTGGCCTGCCTCGGCGGAGCCAAGGACAGCGACCTGGTGCTGGGCGCGCTGCGGGAGGCCGTACGCGGCGAGGGGCCCGACGCGCCGACCCTGTGGACGCTCGTCGACGGCACCGGCCGTCTGGGCATCGTCTGCGCCGCGCCTGTTCTGCGCCACATCTACCGCGAGACCGCTTCCTCCCACCTCCGTGGCCGCGCCGCCCGCGCGCTCGCCGCCACCGACCCCTCCTTCCCGGCCGGCTTCGCCGTCGAGTGCCTCTGGGACTGCGAGGAGACCACCCGCGAGATCGCCGCCCGGCACGCCGAGACGGGTGACACGCGAGTCGTCGACCAACTCCGCCGGCTCGCCGCCGACCCGGCCGAGGAGGCCGAGGTCCAGACAGCCGTACGCAGCCGAATCGGCCCGGACATGCCCGCAATGTGA
- a CDS encoding ankyrin repeat domain-containing protein has protein sequence MSEAPDPEVVELATRIFDLARRGETEALVAYVDAGVPADLTNDRGDSLVMLAAYHGHADAVRALLARGGAADRVNDRGQTPLAGAVFKGEEGVVRVLLDGGADPVAGTPNAIDTARMFGRNELLELFAAH, from the coding sequence ATGAGTGAAGCCCCCGACCCGGAGGTCGTGGAGCTGGCGACCAGGATCTTCGATCTGGCCCGACGGGGCGAGACCGAGGCGCTCGTGGCGTACGTCGACGCGGGGGTTCCGGCCGATCTCACCAACGACCGCGGCGACTCGCTCGTGATGCTCGCCGCGTACCACGGTCACGCCGACGCGGTACGGGCCCTCCTGGCCCGTGGCGGTGCGGCCGACCGCGTCAACGACCGGGGCCAGACCCCCCTCGCCGGGGCGGTCTTCAAGGGTGAGGAAGGCGTCGTCCGGGTCCTGCTGGACGGCGGGGCCGACCCGGTCGCGGGCACTCCGAACGCGATCGACACCGCCCGGATGTTCGGCAGGAACGAACTGCTCGAACTGTTCGCAGCACACTGA